A region of the Candidatus Limnocylindrales bacterium genome:
CCTCGGCCTTGCCCTGCACGGTCTGTCCCTTCCAGTCGGCGGGACCGGCTATCCATTCGCTGCGCTCGAAGAACGCCGGCGATCCGATCATCAGGCAGCCGACGTTGTAGCGACCGGCGGCATCGCGACGGTCGCCGGGCCGGTACTTCTCCAGGCGGAAGATCATTGCATCGAAGGTGGCCGCGCCGTTGCGCTCGCCGAAGGAATCCCAGGCCAGCCATGCCGGCAGCACCGAAGCGCTCGCGAAGATTCCGAACCCGCAGACGGCGTGGGCGTGCGCGGCCTTGAGCTTGAAAAAGACGGGCGTGCCCGGAGCGGTGCGGTGGAAGGTGGTGGCGCCGGAGGGCTGCCAGAAGTTCACTTCGTCCAGCGGCTGGCGGTCGCGCAGGAAGCTGTACCAGTCGAAGTCGGTGTTGAGGATGAGGCCTTGCACCGACGGCGAGGATAGCGGGCGGGGCGGGATAGGCCCAGGCGGTGCTGCACGACGAAGAGTTCAGCCGACGAACAGTGCTGCGGCCAGGGCGAGCAGCGCGAGAATGACGATCGTTCCGATCCAGGAACCGCTGCGGGTCTGGCCCCGCCGCCAGCCCTCCTGCTTGGTATATCCGATTCCCGTGCCCGGCACGGAGACGTTCACGCGCTTTCCGCGAGGTCCGATGCCGATCCGAAGACCGCGAGTGCCGCCGCTCACGCCCACACCTGACTTCGACAGTTTGACGCGAAAGCCGCCGCCGAGGTTGATGCTTCTGCGAAAGTTCCAGCCCATGGTGCGCCCTCGGCGACGATAGTCTGTCGTGGGCGGGGTTCATACAACTACGTGGCGGGCTCTGCGATGAGCGTGCCCAATCCGTGTAAGGCGCCGTCTTTCGACGGCACTCGCCATCGACGAGCATCATCGCTCGCGAGCGCCGCCTCGGTGGCTTCAGGAAGACGTCGGATCTTCCGCGGCCGCATCAACAGCGCGGCGCCGGCGGATCATCACGGCGTCGAGCTCGGGCAGGTCCAGGCCCCCGTTGAACATGTCCACGGCGAAGACGACGTCGAGGTCCCCCCGGTGGCCAAGCGTACCAGAGACAGCGCGCGCGGATCGAAGGTGGTGGCGCCCGAGTGCACGGCGGCGGCACGCACATCAGCTGCCGCGAAGAACTAGCGCATGGAATTCGCGTGGCGCTTGGAGACACAGAAAGCCAGCGTGCGTCGCTCGTCGCGGCGCGGCGGCTGTACTGATCGAGCGCATTGGCGGCGCGTGTCCGCGTGGCGACCGCCGTCTCCAGCTGGGTTTCATCGAAGCGTCCACTACGCTAGGGGATATTGGTGCAAGTCCACGTTGTCGGGCACGCCACAGTGGCCGAACGGCGCAAGCAGATTGCGGCAGATGCCCTCGGGAAAGTCGCAGCCGGTCGTCTTGCGAGACTACGTACGCAGGAATACCTTTGCCCCGAGGGACGGTGTTTCATGGGAAGCAAGAGAAAGCGCCAGCCTGCCGCCTGGATCGAGTCGGTATGCTTGAAGTGCGGATGCTTGCTGCGGTACCGCAGCAACTGGTCGCATCCGCCTCGGGTCTGCGGATCTTGCCGCGCGCATATCGTGAATATGAATAAGCTAACAGGCTTGAGCGGCCTTCGTGCCAAGTTCGTGCAGGGTGGGTCTCCTGGAAGTAGTCGGACCGGCAGGCGGCGGCCGACATAGGTCGATTGGGCTTGCCCTAACACTGATGGCAACGCGACCGCGCAGTGCTTTTCTGATTCGTCGTACCGGCGTTAGATTCCGTGCCGCACAATACGAAACCGGGGTGCGCTGCGTTTGACCAGATGTCTCAGGAGGCACAAATGACGATTGCAGAGGCAGCAGAGCAGATACTTATCGCATCGCGTGAGCCGATGCATGCGGCCGCGATCGCAAAAGCTATCGCGGAGAAGGGGCTCTACGTTTTCCGAGCAAAGGATCCAGGCAGCATGGTTGCTGGAGCTCTTTACAAGCGCATACAAACGCTGGGTGACGACTGTGCAGTGAAGAAAGTGGGGCCGAGCCAATTCACCGCACGCCGCTAGTAGATTTTCGATCTGCTGGACTCCAAAATGATCAACGAAGACGCGGCTTTCAATGTAGGTACCTGTGACGCCACGCAACGCGCCGATCTACTGCGCTCTCGTGCCAAAACTGCGATGCACCGGGACGTGTGTTCGCGGCCAATTGCCATCGCCCTCTCGGAAGGGTTGATCCATCGTGAATGCAGCGTCTTTGATTACGGTTGCGGACGCGGTGCAGACATCCGCTTTCTGCGTAAGCAGAAGGTCGTTGTCGATGGCTGGGATCCGCATTACCGGCCGAATGTCGACCGTATACCCGCAGATGTCGTCAATCTCGCCTACGTCCTGAACGTCATCGAAGACCCCAGTGAACGGAGTGAGACGCTAAGAACGGCGTACGAGCTTGCAAGGCAGCTGTTGGTCGTTAGCGTACGCGTCGATCGTGCGCTGGAGCCCGTCGCTGACCTCGCCGACGGCCATCTTACGCGAACGGGCACATTTCAAAAAATCTACGACCAGACCGAGTTCGTGACCTATGTAACTGAAGTGCTCGGCGTAAAACCCCAGGTTGCAGCTCTTGGGATCGTGTACATTTTTAAAGACCCCGCTATCCAGGCTCGGTTCGTCGCCAATCGCGCATTCACGCGACGGCTAGAGTATCGAAGCGACCTTATCGCCGAATTCAAGGCGGACCGCATTGCGCGTCGGTATGTTCGGCGCGCACATGAACTGGGACGTGTGCCCTTGCCGGAGGAATTCTCTTCGTACGACGTTCTGTGTGAGCGATTCGGCTCTCCACAGCGCATCGAACGGTTGCTGCTCAGTCAAATCAACCGGGAAAGCTTTGAAGGGACGCGAGAACAGCGCAAGCACGACATCCTGACCTTTCTTGCCTCGCTGCGTCTACAACTGGTACCGCTTCCGGCCGCGGCAGACTTACAGCGCACTGTCCGTGCAGACATTCGCGGCCTTTGGGGAAGTTACCAGCGTGCGTTGAAGGAGAGTGAACGATTGCTGTTCAGTCTCGGCAATGCCGACGTCGTGAGCAAGGCATGTCGGGAGGCGGGGGTCGGAAAGCTGTTGCCAGAAGACCTCTATTTTCATACCTCTGCTGAAAGCGATCTTCCCGCCGTATTGCGACTACTGCTTTGCGCCGCTCGATCGGTGACCGGCGACGTAGCCTACGACGTCGTCAAGGTCCGCCTGGACGGCCGCGCGATCTCGTTCCTCAAGTACAACGATTTTGATGGCGACCCGCATCCGACGCTGTTCTATAGCGTGCGCGTCTATCTGCCGCGCGCGTCATACCAGATCAGGCATTTTGGCAAGTCAGACAACCCGCCAATCCTCCATCGCAAAGACGCGCTCGTATTGCCTACCTACCCGTACTTTGGGCGGTTCCGTGAACTGACAGAGGCTGAGGTGAGTGCCGGCCTTCTCGATCGCCCCGATATCGGTATGCGCCGGCAATGGACCGAACTGCTAGCCCTGCGCGGCTTCCGCCTCGAAGGGCACGCGCTCAGGGCTATTACATCCGTGGAGTCGACGGCTGTGCGCACTCCTGGCAGGCTCGGTGGGAGGGCTTGAGACAGAGTTCAACGTTTTCCAAAATGGAACGTCGTGGAACCAAATCAACCTAAATCCCAGGCCGCTCTCGAAGTGGTATGGACCGTCCACGAGGTGGCGAGCTACCTGCGGGTGACGACAAAAACGGTTTACAATCTAGTCGAGCGGCGGGAACTGCGGAGTTTCCGGGTTGGGCGGGTTCTTAGATTCCATATGGATGACGTAATGCGGTTCGTGGCCAAACAGCGATTGCGCGCGGGGGGTGATGATGGGACGCCGAGCAACGAACAGTAAGGTCGCCCGCTTAGGATTCACCGGGCACGAGACCTTCCCGTTTCGAATCACCTGGCCGAAGAAGGCATTGGACGCTGTACTAGCTGACCCTCAAGTTTTTGGCAGGGAGGACGCCCTTGTCACGCTCGGGGTTGGCAAGAACATGGTTAGGTCGATGCGGCACTGGGGCCTCGCCCTCAACATCTTGTGCGAGCGTGAACTGGGCGCGTTGAGGGGAGAGCCGGCGGTTCAGCCGACCGACTTCGGTCGAGCGCTGCTGTCCGAATGGGATC
Encoded here:
- a CDS encoding DUF4236 domain-containing protein; the protein is MGWNFRRSINLGGGFRVKLSKSGVGVSGGTRGLRIGIGPRGKRVNVSVPGTGIGYTKQEGWRRGQTRSGSWIGTIVILALLALAAALFVG
- a CDS encoding HTH domain-containing protein, which encodes MTIAEAAEQILIASREPMHAAAIAKAIAEKGLYVFRAKDPGSMVAGALYKRIQTLGDDCAVKKVGPSQFTARR
- a CDS encoding DNA phosphorothioation-associated putative methyltransferase, whose protein sequence is MINEDAAFNVGTCDATQRADLLRSRAKTAMHRDVCSRPIAIALSEGLIHRECSVFDYGCGRGADIRFLRKQKVVVDGWDPHYRPNVDRIPADVVNLAYVLNVIEDPSERSETLRTAYELARQLLVVSVRVDRALEPVADLADGHLTRTGTFQKIYDQTEFVTYVTEVLGVKPQVAALGIVYIFKDPAIQARFVANRAFTRRLEYRSDLIAEFKADRIARRYVRRAHELGRVPLPEEFSSYDVLCERFGSPQRIERLLLSQINRESFEGTREQRKHDILTFLASLRLQLVPLPAAADLQRTVRADIRGLWGSYQRALKESERLLFSLGNADVVSKACREAGVGKLLPEDLYFHTSAESDLPAVLRLLLCAARSVTGDVAYDVVKVRLDGRAISFLKYNDFDGDPHPTLFYSVRVYLPRASYQIRHFGKSDNPPILHRKDALVLPTYPYFGRFRELTEAEVSAGLLDRPDIGMRRQWTELLALRGFRLEGHALRAITSVESTAVRTPGRLGGRA